One window of the Eucalyptus grandis isolate ANBG69807.140 chromosome 8, ASM1654582v1, whole genome shotgun sequence genome contains the following:
- the LOC120287175 gene encoding uncharacterized protein LOC120287175, producing the protein MPKADLSGLPPSGGATQSLKSKDPLPAEPVKVIPPTADAKSQRPLNAPKKSNGHPIPLAGKAAPLAASSTRVSSSEVAGSSKYSSSKDNSPLIPAVPPDLKKPTFQDQLLLLCPDLPSAQPASTPNCHGLSKKSAPRGRILVGWNPTLVSFDVSSQNAQAIHGSLTSILTGFSLAVAGNFNAINDSSDRFGGSDTWIPYFDDFSNCLDQTDVEDLRVLPQVHSRKPFKFFDFWMEYPKFDSIVKHVWDSPGVGVSMYKLVSKLKTLKGRLKLLNKESFSDISTRTAEAMNALRITQHALHQDPTNITFAELEKVQHRCFMDLKSQEESFYRQKSRIRWLQEGDRNTKFFHHSVSRRQLRNRILSIKDSSGTLIMNPIGVQQVFISYFTNLLTSQVVLTKPSMQEVQALIRSPLSTEHIRFLSQPVLDAEIWDTVFSLPRGKAPGPDGFTAKFFKSC; encoded by the exons ATGCCAAAAGCTGATCTTTCCGGTTTGCCTCCCTCTGGTGGAGCTACTCAGTCCTTGAAGTCGAAGGACCCTCTTCCTGCTGAGCCTGTGAAGGTGATTCCTCCTACTGCTGATGCAAAATCACAACGACCTTTGAATGCCCCAAAAAAGAGTAATGGCCATCCTATTCCTTTGGCGGGCAAGGCAGCTCCTCTAGCTGCGTCATCCACTAGGGTGAGTTCAAGTGAGGTGGCTGGTAGCTCTAAATATAGCTCCTCAAAAGACAATAGCCCTCTAATCCCGGCCGTTCCTCCTGACCTGAAGAAGCCTACCTTTCAAGACCAGCTCCTCTTATTATGCCCGGATCTCCCTTCTGCTCAGCCTGCATCGACTCCGAATTGTCATGGGCTTAGCAAGAAGAG TGCTCCCCGTGGGAGGATTTTGGTGGGTTGGAACCCAACTCTGGTTAGTTTTGatgtttcctcccaaaatgctcAGGCAATTCATGGTAGCCTGACTTCCATTTTGACTG GATTCAGCCTGGCTGTGGCTGGCAATTTCAATGCCATCAATGACTCATCGGATCGTTTCGGTGGCTCTGATACCTGGATTCCCTATTTTGATGATTTCAGCAACTGTTTGGATCAGACGGACGTTGAGGACTTAAG AGTATTACCCCAGGTTCACTCAAGGAAACCTTTTAAGTTCTTCGATTTTTGGATGGAGTACCCTAAGTTCGACTCCATTGTTAAACATGTTTGGGATAGCCCCGGAGTTGGCGTATCTATGTATAAGCTTGTTAGCAAGTTGAAGACTCTAAAGGGCCGTCTCAAGCTGTTAAATAAAGAGTCATTCTCGGATATTTCTACAAGAACGGCTGAAGCGATGAATGCCTTGAGGATTACCCAACATGCCTTGCATCAAGACCCGACCAATATCACTTTTGCTGAGTTGGAGAAGGTTCAGCATCGGTGCTTTATGGATTTAAAAAGCCAAGAGGAATCCTTTTACAGACAGAAATCCAGGATTAGATGGCTCCAGGAAGGTGATAGAAACACGAAGTTTTTTCATCACTCTGTTAGTAGAAGACAGCTTCGCAATAGAATTCTCTCGATCAAGGATTCTTCAGGCACACTGATCATGAATCCGATTGGAGTGCAGCAAgtctttatttcttattttaccAACCTCCTTACATCACAAGTTGTCCTCACGAAGCCTTCGATGCAGGAGGTGCAGGCGCTCATCAGAAGTCCACTTTCAACGGAGCATATCAGGTTTCTTTCTCAACCTGTGCTAGATGCTGAGATTTGGGATACTGTCTTCTCCCTCCCTAGAGGCAAGGCCcctggacctgatggttttacTGCTAAATTCTTCAAGAGTTGCTAA